A single region of the Xiphophorus maculatus strain JP 163 A chromosome 3, X_maculatus-5.0-male, whole genome shotgun sequence genome encodes:
- the kcns2 gene encoding potassium voltage-gated channel subfamily S member 2: MTGQVLRDTTAGAPMDDKAGIRINVGGFKKRLQSDTLSRFPETRLARLLQCQSKESILELCDDYDDAEKEFYFDRNPALFPYVLNFYNTGRLHVMAELCIFSFSQEIEYWGINEFFIDSCCSGAYHCRKMDQDRSDWDDGSDAGSTTSSFDELLEFYNDATKFDKQPLGSARRRVWLMLDNPGYSVASRIISVLSILVVLGSIATMCMNSMSEFSVPDSKGEPTEDPRFETVEHVGIGWFTLELVARFAVAPDLLHFFDHPLNVIDLVSILPFYLTLLINLVAESSPALANLGRVAQVLRLMRIFRILKLARHSTGLRSLGATLRNSYKEVGLLLLYLAVGVSFFSVMAYTVEKEDSEDLSTIPACWWWATVSMTTVGYGDVVPVSIPGKLTASACILAGILVVVLPITLIFNKFSLFYKRQKQLEIAMRSCDFDEGAKEVPSVNLRNYYAHKVKSLMASLSNMSRSSPSEQSLNESLQ; encoded by the coding sequence ATGACAGGTCAGGTCCTTAGGGACACGACCGCCGGGGCTCCCATGGACGACAAAGCGGGCATCCGCATCAACGTGGGCGGCTTCAAGAAGCGTCTCCAGTCGGACACGCTCTCCCGCTTCCCCGAGACCAGGCTGGCGCGCCTCCTCCAGTGCCAGTCCAAGGAGTCCATCCTGGAGCTGTGCGACGACTACGACGACGCGGAGAAAGAGTTTTACTTCGACAGGAACCCCGCTCTCTTCCCCTACGTGCTCAATTTCTACAACACGGGGCGGCTGCACGTCATGGCCGAGCTGTGCATCTTCTCCTTCAGCCAGGAGATCGAGTACTGGGGCATCAACGAGTTCTTCATCGACTCCTGCTGCAGCGGCGCCTACCACTGCAGGAAGATGGACCAGGACAGGAGCGACTGGGACGACGGGAGCGACGCGGGGAGCACCACGTCGTCGTTCGACGAGCTGCTGGAGTTCTACAACGACGCCACCAAGTTCGACAAGCAGCCGCTCGGGAGCGCGCGCAGGCGAGTCTGGCTGATGCTGGACAACCCCGGGTACTCCGTGGCCAGCCGCATCATCAGCGTCCTGTCCATCCTGGTGGTGCTGGGCTCGATTGCCACGATGTGCATGAACAGCATGAGCGAGTTCAGCGTGCCGGACAGCAAGGGGGAGCCCACGGAGGACCCGCGCTTTGAGACGGTGGAGCACGTCGGCATCGGATGGTTCACGCTGGAGCTGGTGGCCCGGTTCGCGGTGGCCCCCGACCTGCTGCACTTCTTCGACCACCCGCTGAACGTCATCGACCTGGTCTCCATACTGCCGTTTTACCTGACGCTCCTCATCAACCTGGTGGCGGAGAGCAGCCCGGCGCTCGCCAACCTGGGCCGGGTGGCGCAGGTCCTGCGGCTCATGCGAATCTTCCGCATCCTGAAGCTGGCCCGCCACTCCACCGGCCTGCGGTCCCTGGGGGCCACCCTCAGGAACAGCTACAAGGAGGTCGGCCTGCTGCTCCTCTACCTGGCCGTCGGCGTGTCGTTCTTCTCCGTCATGGCCTACACGGTGGAGAAAGAGGACAGCGAGGACCTCTCCACCATCCCCGCCTGCTGGTGGTGGGCCACCGTCAGCATGACCACCGTGGGCTACGGAGACGTGGTGCCCGTCTCCATCCCGGGCAAACTGACCGCTTCGGCCTGCATCCTGGCCGGCATCCTGGTCGTCGTGCTTCCGATCACGCTCATCTTCAACAAGTTCTCCCTTTTCTACAAGAGACAAAAGCAGCTGGAGATCGCAATGAGAAGCTGCGACTTCGACGAGGGCGCCAAGGAGGTCCCCTCCGTCAACCTGAGGAACTACTACGCGCACAAGGTGAAGTCTCTCATGGCCAGCTTGTCGAACATGAGCCGGAGTTCTCCGAGTGAACAGAGTCTGAACGAGTCGTTACAGTGA